In Agrobacterium sp. RAC06, a single window of DNA contains:
- the fixJ gene encoding response regulator FixJ, with translation MQPDDFTVHIVDDEEALRKSLGFMLTVNGFGVRLHVSATAFSEIAPSLRNAVLVTDMRMPDMSGLDLVRKISSISPPIPSIIVTGHGDIPMAVEAMKAGAVDFIEKPFEEAVIIEAVRRAAERLADSSAGTLSVDDIRSRIGSLSERERQILAAVVAGQPNKAIAFNLDISPRTVEVHRANVMTKMRARSLPELVRMSLTVSV, from the coding sequence ATGCAGCCTGATGACTTCACCGTCCATATCGTTGACGACGAAGAGGCACTTCGCAAATCGCTGGGCTTCATGCTCACGGTGAACGGTTTCGGCGTGAGGCTTCATGTGTCCGCAACCGCCTTTTCGGAAATCGCCCCGAGCCTTCGCAACGCCGTGCTGGTCACCGACATGCGCATGCCGGACATGAGCGGCCTCGATCTGGTGCGCAAAATCTCGAGCATATCGCCGCCGATACCCTCGATCATCGTCACGGGGCATGGCGATATTCCCATGGCTGTCGAAGCGATGAAGGCGGGTGCCGTGGACTTTATCGAGAAGCCGTTTGAGGAGGCCGTCATCATCGAGGCGGTGCGGCGCGCGGCCGAGAGGCTGGCAGACTCGTCGGCGGGCACGCTCAGCGTCGATGACATCCGCTCGCGCATTGGCAGCCTTAGCGAACGCGAGCGGCAAATTCTGGCGGCCGTCGTCGCCGGCCAGCCCAACAAGGCCATCGCGTTCAATCTCGACATCAGCCCGCGAACCGTCGAAGTCCATCGCGCAAATGTCATGACGAAGATGAGGGCGCGCAGCCTACCCGAACTGGTGCGCATGTCACTGACCGTCAGCGTCTAG
- a CDS encoding LysR family transcriptional regulator has translation MELRQLSYFVAVAEELHFGRAAMRVNIAQPALSTQVQALEKGLGVQLLTRSTRKVELTRAGEVFYDRCIRMLGELDLSAEMARAAAGRTMREIRIGTIYPATTGVLPAFLARIGRKFPDIRLHVSNGSTSEIIRQLECGKLNLGFIRPVENIGSLRFFSIAHERYLLAVPMGNPLASKHEVTIEDLRAEKIIAFKRQNLSFTERYFAETFDEHGLNDNIAYTCDDTFSLISLVSSGLGVGFAPEWTADLPGRDVVLKKVTGIDLKIGLGVAWSKDDPTAARDDIIDIARTLGRPGR, from the coding sequence ATGGAACTCCGCCAACTCTCCTATTTTGTCGCGGTTGCCGAGGAGCTCCACTTCGGTCGTGCCGCCATGCGGGTAAATATTGCCCAGCCGGCACTGAGCACACAGGTCCAGGCGTTGGAAAAGGGGCTTGGAGTGCAGTTGCTGACGCGCTCGACGCGCAAGGTCGAACTGACGCGGGCAGGGGAGGTGTTCTATGATCGCTGCATCAGAATGCTGGGAGAACTGGATCTGTCGGCGGAGATGGCCCGGGCTGCAGCGGGCAGAACCATGCGGGAGATCAGGATCGGCACGATCTATCCGGCAACGACTGGCGTACTCCCGGCATTCCTTGCCCGGATCGGCCGGAAGTTTCCCGACATCCGTCTGCATGTCTCGAATGGTTCGACATCAGAAATCATCCGGCAGCTGGAATGCGGCAAGCTGAATCTCGGCTTTATTCGACCGGTCGAGAACATCGGCTCGCTGCGCTTCTTCTCGATCGCCCATGAGCGGTACCTGCTGGCCGTGCCGATGGGAAACCCACTTGCCTCGAAGCACGAGGTGACGATCGAGGATCTGAGGGCCGAGAAGATCATCGCCTTCAAACGACAGAACCTGTCCTTCACCGAGCGCTATTTCGCCGAGACCTTCGACGAGCACGGGCTGAATGACAATATCGCCTATACCTGTGATGACACCTTCTCGCTGATCTCGCTTGTCTCCTCAGGTCTTGGCGTCGGCTTTGCGCCAGAATGGACGGCAGATCTGCCGGGCAGGGACGTGGTGCTGAAGAAGGTGACGGGGATCGATCTGAAGATCGGGCTTGGTGTCGCTTGGAGCAAGGATGATCCGACGGCCGCCCGTGATGACATCATCGATATTGCCCGGACGCTGGGAAGGCCGGGCAGGTGA
- a CDS encoding type IV secretory system conjugative DNA transfer family protein: MTLFTRLRLLAIGIKLAVIYLFLGYLVVGIILGIDVVIQHNAEPGEERGWLSSNLPDVLKYVPLIAATIGLLIPFLARARASWIHGTAEWATPKELNRLTRGTDGLLIGRDLHSGKLLHHDGPGHLLTMAPTRTGKGVGTIIPNLLTSERSVICIDPKGENARITARARLSFGPVYVLDPFAVTAFNTSAFNPLDRLDPDSVDLAEDAGTLADALVFDEPGMAGEAHWNEEAKALIAGLMLMIVATAPPDERHLGTLRRHLTADPHRFTDLLKEMQQIPEANGLIARAANRHLGKADREAAGVFSAAQRHTHFLDSPRMVEVLKRSDFRFADLKHEPATVFMVLPPDRLSTYSRWLRLLVTQSLTDMARDPTTPAKPVLYLLDEFAALGHLAPVERAMGLMAGYGVQLWPILQDMHQLRATYGPRAGTFLSNASVLQVFGVNDIETASLMARTIGRMDERHVTQSWNSPNLPWKPPSITSSEHIVARDLMTPDEIMRLPDEAMILLNRGQRPALARKIRYYADPEFRTLFDPS; the protein is encoded by the coding sequence ATGACCCTGTTCACGCGCCTTCGCCTGCTGGCAATCGGCATCAAGCTTGCCGTGATCTACCTGTTCCTCGGTTATCTCGTGGTCGGCATCATTCTCGGCATCGATGTCGTCATCCAGCACAATGCAGAACCCGGCGAAGAGCGTGGTTGGCTGAGCAGCAATCTGCCCGATGTGCTGAAGTATGTGCCCCTGATTGCGGCGACCATCGGACTTCTCATTCCCTTCCTCGCCCGGGCTCGTGCCTCATGGATCCATGGCACGGCGGAATGGGCAACGCCCAAGGAGCTGAACAGGCTGACCAGGGGCACTGATGGGCTGCTGATCGGTCGGGACCTGCACTCTGGAAAGCTGCTGCACCATGATGGACCGGGCCATCTCCTCACCATGGCACCGACCAGAACCGGCAAGGGGGTGGGCACGATCATTCCCAATCTCCTGACCTCTGAGCGCTCGGTCATCTGCATCGACCCGAAGGGCGAGAATGCGAGGATCACGGCACGCGCCCGGCTGAGCTTCGGCCCGGTCTACGTACTCGATCCCTTCGCCGTCACAGCCTTCAACACCTCTGCCTTCAATCCTCTCGACCGTCTTGATCCCGACAGTGTCGATCTCGCTGAGGATGCAGGAACGCTTGCCGATGCCCTCGTCTTCGATGAACCGGGCATGGCAGGAGAAGCACACTGGAACGAGGAGGCAAAGGCGCTGATCGCAGGACTGATGCTGATGATCGTTGCAACAGCGCCACCCGACGAGCGGCATCTTGGAACGCTCCGCCGCCATCTCACCGCCGACCCGCATCGGTTCACAGATCTGCTAAAGGAAATGCAGCAGATACCGGAAGCAAATGGCCTGATTGCCCGGGCTGCCAATCGCCATCTCGGCAAGGCAGACAGGGAGGCGGCCGGCGTATTCTCGGCCGCTCAACGCCACACGCACTTCCTCGACAGTCCGCGCATGGTGGAAGTGCTGAAACGATCGGATTTCCGCTTTGCCGACCTGAAGCATGAACCCGCAACCGTCTTCATGGTCCTGCCGCCGGATCGGCTGTCGACCTATTCGAGATGGCTCCGACTGCTCGTCACCCAGAGCCTGACCGACATGGCGCGCGATCCGACAACACCGGCAAAGCCTGTGCTCTATCTGCTCGACGAGTTCGCGGCCCTCGGACATCTCGCACCTGTCGAACGGGCCATGGGCCTGATGGCAGGCTACGGCGTCCAGCTCTGGCCAATCCTGCAGGACATGCATCAGCTGCGTGCGACCTATGGACCGCGAGCTGGCACCTTCCTCTCCAATGCCAGCGTGCTACAGGTGTTCGGCGTCAACGACATCGAGACGGCAAGCCTGATGGCAAGAACCATCGGCCGGATGGACGAACGGCACGTCACGCAATCCTGGAACAGTCCCAACCTGCCGTGGAAGCCGCCCAGCATCACATCGAGCGAGCATATCGTTGCCCGTGACCTGATGACTCCGGATGAGATCATGCGGCTCCCCGACGAAGCAATGATCCTGCTCAACAGGGGGCAGAGACCGGCACTCGCGCGGAAGATCCGCTACTACGCAGATCCAGAGTTTCGCACTCTCTTCGACCCGTCTTGA
- the napA gene encoding periplasmic nitrate reductase subunit alpha, with protein sequence MDTDLTRRSLLKAHAAAIAAATAGISLPAHAQSVPGGVEALEIKWSKAPCRFCGTGCGVMVGVKEGQVVATHGDMQAEVNRGLNCIKGYFLSKIMYGEDRLSTPLLRKRGGQYDKDGEFEPVSWDEAFDIMAERCKKVLREKGPTAIGMFGSGQWTIFEGYAATKLMRAGFRSNNLDPNARHCMASAAYAFMRTFGMDEPMGCYDDFEHADAFVLWGSNMAEMHPILWTRLADRRLGHEHVKVAVLSTYTHRSMDLADVPIIFKPSTDLAIMNYIANHIISTGRVNEDFVRAHTTFMKGVDDIGYGLRADDPLEMKAKNAGDPTKMEPIDFDSFKAFVADYTLEKVAELTGSDPGFLEQLAELYANPDTKVMSLWTMGFNQHTRGVWANHMIYNLHLLTGKISEPGNGPFSLTGQPSACGTAREVGTFAHRLPADMVVTNPEHRHHAEEIWKLPEGLLPDKPGYHAVEQDRMLKDGKLNFYWVQVNNNVQAAPNTSNETYLGYRNPDNFIVVSDAYPTITAMSADLILPAAMWVEKEGAYGNAERRTHVWHQLVNAPGDARSDLWQLVEFSKRFTTDEVWTEEILAQNPDYRGKTLFEVLFANGKVDRYPLSEVDADYANREAEAFGFYLQKGLFEEYAEFGRGHGHDLAPYDVYHQERGLRWPVVDGKETKWRYREGYDPYVKPGEGVRFYGKPNGRAVILAVPYEPPAESPDEEYDFWLVTGRVLEHWHSGSMTMRVPELYKAFPGARCFMNADDARKRGINQGAEITIVSRRGEMRTRVETRGRNRMPPGVIFVPWFDASQLINKVTLDATDPISKQTDFKKCAVKIVPVA encoded by the coding sequence ATGGACACAGACCTGACGCGGCGTAGTCTGCTCAAGGCCCATGCTGCCGCGATTGCGGCAGCCACCGCCGGCATCAGCTTGCCGGCCCATGCCCAGTCCGTTCCCGGTGGCGTGGAAGCGCTCGAGATAAAATGGTCCAAGGCGCCCTGTAGGTTCTGCGGCACCGGCTGTGGCGTCATGGTTGGCGTCAAGGAAGGGCAGGTCGTCGCCACACACGGCGACATGCAAGCCGAGGTGAACCGCGGCCTCAACTGCATAAAGGGCTATTTCCTCTCAAAGATCATGTATGGCGAGGATCGCCTGAGCACACCGCTCCTGCGCAAGCGTGGCGGACAATATGACAAGGACGGCGAATTCGAACCGGTAAGCTGGGACGAAGCGTTCGATATAATGGCCGAGCGATGCAAGAAGGTTCTGCGCGAAAAGGGACCAACAGCGATCGGCATGTTCGGCTCCGGCCAGTGGACGATTTTCGAAGGCTATGCCGCCACCAAGCTGATGCGGGCGGGCTTCCGTTCCAACAACCTCGACCCTAATGCCCGCCATTGCATGGCATCCGCCGCATATGCCTTCATGCGCACCTTCGGCATGGATGAACCCATGGGCTGCTATGACGACTTCGAACACGCCGATGCCTTCGTGCTCTGGGGCTCCAACATGGCGGAGATGCACCCGATCCTGTGGACACGCCTTGCAGACCGGCGCCTGGGTCACGAACATGTAAAAGTCGCAGTGCTCTCGACCTACACCCACCGCAGCATGGATCTGGCCGACGTTCCGATCATCTTCAAGCCGAGCACGGATCTGGCGATCATGAACTATATCGCAAACCACATCATCTCGACCGGTCGAGTGAACGAGGACTTTGTCCGCGCCCACACGACCTTCATGAAGGGAGTGGACGATATCGGATATGGTCTTCGCGCCGACGATCCGCTCGAGATGAAGGCGAAGAACGCAGGCGACCCGACCAAGATGGAGCCGATCGACTTCGACAGTTTCAAGGCCTTTGTCGCAGATTACACTTTAGAAAAAGTCGCCGAGCTGACTGGGTCCGATCCGGGCTTTCTGGAGCAACTCGCTGAGCTCTATGCCAATCCCGACACCAAGGTCATGTCTCTTTGGACCATGGGGTTCAACCAGCACACGCGCGGCGTCTGGGCAAACCACATGATCTATAATCTGCATCTGCTGACGGGGAAGATCTCTGAACCGGGCAACGGCCCCTTCTCACTGACAGGCCAACCATCGGCCTGTGGAACGGCGCGTGAAGTCGGCACATTCGCGCATCGCCTGCCGGCAGACATGGTGGTGACCAATCCGGAGCACCGACATCACGCAGAGGAGATCTGGAAGCTCCCGGAAGGTCTTCTTCCCGACAAACCAGGATACCATGCCGTAGAACAGGACAGGATGCTGAAGGACGGCAAGCTGAACTTCTATTGGGTTCAGGTCAACAACAACGTCCAGGCGGCCCCCAATACCAGCAACGAGACCTATCTCGGCTACAGGAACCCGGACAACTTCATTGTCGTCTCCGATGCCTATCCCACGATCACCGCCATGTCTGCCGACCTCATTCTTCCGGCCGCCATGTGGGTCGAGAAGGAAGGAGCCTATGGCAATGCAGAGCGCCGAACACATGTCTGGCATCAACTGGTCAATGCGCCAGGAGATGCGCGCTCGGACCTATGGCAATTGGTGGAGTTTTCCAAACGGTTCACGACGGATGAAGTCTGGACCGAGGAGATCTTGGCGCAGAACCCGGACTACCGCGGCAAAACACTTTTCGAGGTGCTGTTCGCCAATGGCAAGGTGGACCGATACCCACTCTCAGAGGTGGACGCCGACTATGCCAATCGCGAAGCCGAAGCATTTGGCTTTTATCTCCAGAAGGGCCTCTTCGAGGAATATGCGGAGTTTGGGCGCGGACATGGGCATGACCTGGCACCTTACGACGTCTACCATCAGGAACGGGGCCTTCGTTGGCCGGTCGTCGACGGCAAGGAGACCAAATGGCGCTACCGGGAGGGTTATGACCCATATGTCAAACCCGGCGAAGGGGTGCGCTTCTACGGCAAACCCAATGGACGTGCGGTCATCCTGGCTGTGCCCTATGAACCGCCGGCCGAATCGCCGGATGAGGAATACGATTTCTGGCTGGTAACAGGCCGGGTGCTGGAGCACTGGCATTCCGGTTCGATGACAATGAGGGTGCCAGAACTCTACAAGGCCTTCCCCGGCGCCCGCTGCTTCATGAACGCCGACGACGCGCGAAAACGCGGGATCAACCAGGGGGCAGAGATCACCATCGTTTCGCGTCGCGGCGAGATGCGGACACGCGTCGAGACCCGCGGCCGCAACCGCATGCCACCTGGCGTGATCTTCGTTCCATGGTTCGATGCCAGCCAGTTGATCAACAAGGTGACGCTTGACGCTACCGATCCGATCTCCAAACAAACGGATTTCAAAAAATGCGCAGTCAAGATCGTTCCCGTGGCCTGA
- a CDS encoding mobilization protein: protein MARRSIQERLRQLEARKQVLVARLGKEQRARDTRRKILIGALVLDRIERQPERYLNGRLDEWLRAELPGFLTRDNDRQLLDDILELEKLEQQEKPNELADGEE, encoded by the coding sequence ATGGCGAGACGCAGCATTCAGGAAAGACTGAGACAGCTCGAAGCCCGCAAGCAGGTACTGGTGGCGCGATTGGGCAAAGAGCAGAGAGCCCGTGACACAAGACGCAAGATCCTGATCGGAGCGCTTGTGCTCGACCGGATCGAACGGCAGCCGGAGCGATACCTCAACGGCCGGCTCGATGAATGGCTGAGGGCCGAACTGCCGGGCTTCCTCACCCGCGACAATGACCGGCAGCTGCTCGACGATATCCTTGAGCTCGAGAAGCTGGAGCAACAGGAGAAGCCGAACGAGCTGGCCGACGGGGAGGAGTAG
- a CDS encoding DMT family transporter, which translates to MQKIKQFQHSDFIQGLIWMALGMISFVGMSVGSRELASTLSIEQVLFFRALIGLCVIVAFGRMLLPELRHAKLFKLHIARNLVHFMAQYLWTIGVVMLPLASVFALEFTMPIWVALFAFLFLREKMTRPRIFATISGFIGVLVIIRPGIAMADPAAGLVLIAAAGYGLSLIFVKRLTRDVSPAAIVVWMIVIQLPLGLVASLTDWRPVHVADIPWMVVAGLGALCAHYCQAQALKRLDASVAMPIDFLRVPMAAVVGSYAYGEAIDLWVFLGGAIIVLANYRTVMTERRAGSGSLSASPTPPGSA; encoded by the coding sequence ATGCAGAAAATCAAGCAGTTTCAACATTCCGATTTCATCCAGGGGCTCATCTGGATGGCCCTGGGCATGATCTCTTTCGTAGGTATGTCCGTCGGATCGCGAGAGCTTGCCAGCACACTGTCGATCGAACAGGTGCTTTTCTTTCGCGCGCTGATCGGCCTTTGTGTAATCGTCGCCTTCGGCCGGATGCTGCTGCCGGAACTGCGTCATGCAAAGCTCTTCAAACTGCATATCGCGCGCAACCTCGTGCATTTCATGGCCCAGTATCTCTGGACGATCGGCGTCGTCATGCTGCCGCTCGCTTCCGTGTTCGCGCTGGAATTCACCATGCCGATCTGGGTTGCCCTATTTGCCTTCTTGTTTCTGCGCGAGAAGATGACGAGGCCAAGGATCTTCGCAACGATCAGCGGCTTCATCGGGGTGCTTGTCATCATCCGTCCCGGTATCGCGATGGCCGACCCGGCTGCAGGTCTCGTGCTGATTGCCGCCGCCGGTTACGGGCTCTCTCTGATTTTCGTCAAAAGACTGACGCGCGACGTCTCACCGGCTGCGATCGTAGTCTGGATGATCGTCATCCAGTTGCCACTCGGCCTCGTGGCTTCGCTGACCGACTGGCGGCCGGTGCATGTGGCGGATATCCCCTGGATGGTGGTTGCCGGCCTCGGAGCTCTCTGTGCCCATTACTGCCAGGCGCAAGCGCTGAAGCGCCTCGACGCTTCCGTTGCCATGCCGATTGATTTCCTGCGCGTGCCGATGGCGGCCGTCGTCGGCTCCTATGCCTATGGCGAGGCGATCGACCTCTGGGTTTTCCTTGGCGGTGCCATCATCGTGCTGGCCAACTATCGCACGGTCATGACGGAACGACGCGCCGGATCAGGATCGCTTTCCGCCAGCCCGACTCCTCCAGGATCAGCGTGA
- a CDS encoding helix-turn-helix domain-containing protein, which yields MDLLANKLRERAKQLGISNAEAARRSGLDERRFGHYVSGRREPDLATLVRIAEALGTTPNWLLGVPSADAAAPETIGLIDRFVNASNGMNMRELELLVIQAEAVSASKR from the coding sequence ATGGATCTCTTGGCAAATAAGCTTCGTGAGCGCGCTAAACAGTTGGGCATTTCCAACGCGGAGGCAGCTAGACGTTCGGGTTTGGATGAGCGCCGTTTTGGACACTATGTGTCTGGGAGACGCGAGCCGGATTTAGCTACTCTTGTAAGAATCGCCGAGGCGCTCGGGACGACACCTAACTGGCTACTGGGTGTGCCATCTGCAGATGCCGCGGCCCCAGAGACGATTGGCCTAATCGATCGTTTTGTGAACGCTTCTAATGGTATGAATATGCGAGAACTTGAACTGCTGGTCATCCAAGCGGAAGCGGTATCTGCGAGCAAACGCTAA
- the napE gene encoding periplasmic nitrate reductase, NapE protein, with protein MENSTPLPASDRRIRRRSELVTFFILAFGIWPILAVAAVGGFGFMVWMYQIIAGPPGPPA; from the coding sequence ATCGAGAATTCGACCCCGCTACCTGCCTCGGACCGTCGTATACGGCGCCGATCAGAGCTTGTGACATTTTTTATCCTCGCCTTTGGCATCTGGCCGATCCTTGCGGTAGCGGCCGTTGGAGGCTTCGGTTTCATGGTCTGGATGTACCAGATCATCGCCGGTCCACCCGGTCCTCCAGCTTAA
- the rnk gene encoding nucleoside diphosphate kinase regulator, giving the protein MALAKKRQRKPAIILTRTDHERLYRLAEAYAGRNPDVSEELLSELDRARIVQDTKIGANVARMGSRIRFTSDLGEDRSVTLVFPAQADIAADKISILTPIGAALIGLSTGQSIDWVARDGRLHRLHVEEVASPAVIDPA; this is encoded by the coding sequence ATGGCTCTCGCAAAGAAACGGCAGCGCAAGCCGGCAATCATCCTCACCCGGACCGATCATGAAAGGCTTTACCGTCTCGCGGAGGCCTATGCCGGCCGGAATCCTGATGTTTCCGAGGAGCTTCTTAGCGAGCTCGATCGTGCGCGTATCGTTCAGGACACCAAGATAGGTGCCAATGTCGCACGCATGGGATCCAGGATCCGCTTCACCAGCGATCTCGGAGAAGATCGCAGCGTCACGCTGGTCTTCCCGGCTCAAGCGGATATTGCGGCTGACAAGATCTCCATCCTGACGCCAATCGGAGCGGCACTGATCGGTCTTTCGACTGGTCAGTCCATCGATTGGGTGGCACGTGACGGGCGTCTGCACCGCCTCCATGTCGAAGAGGTCGCATCCCCTGCAGTGATCGATCCGGCATGA
- a CDS encoding nitrate reductase cytochrome c-type subunit — protein MRSQDRSRGLTRGQLGAAALLATCLIGGGVVAQSVPQLSGPPQQMESVPAKPLPKWNVDDVRKMRAYPDQPPIIPHSIEGYQLSVNTNRCLSCHKREFTEGSGAPMISVTHYITREGQMLADVSPRRYFCTACHVPQAQTNPLVGNTFRDMSDMGVKLMGEEH, from the coding sequence ATGCGCAGTCAAGATCGTTCCCGTGGCCTGACAAGAGGCCAACTTGGTGCCGCTGCCCTGTTGGCAACCTGTCTCATCGGTGGTGGCGTGGTCGCTCAATCGGTTCCGCAGTTGTCCGGCCCGCCCCAACAGATGGAAAGCGTTCCGGCAAAGCCCCTGCCGAAATGGAATGTGGATGACGTGCGCAAGATGCGCGCCTATCCGGACCAGCCTCCCATCATTCCACACTCGATCGAAGGCTACCAACTGTCGGTCAATACCAACCGATGTCTCTCCTGCCACAAGCGCGAGTTCACGGAAGGGTCCGGTGCGCCCATGATCAGCGTGACCCATTACATCACGCGGGAGGGACAGATGTTGGCAGATGTCTCGCCGAGACGATATTTCTGCACAGCCTGTCACGTCCCCCAGGCGCAGACCAACCCCTTGGTCGGCAACACCTTCCGCGACATGAGCGACATGGGGGTCAAGCTGATGGGCGAGGAGCATTAG
- a CDS encoding helix-turn-helix domain-containing protein: MQTAASIAQNSHLSPPPRARSQTHIRPVTFHAPDCVIYAQGQRSRSLYQIEYGAVRIYRLLADGRRQIVAFHLVGDTFGFEINETHSFYAEAMVNTGLTTVERAAGGQLNDRLVGVALKAMVRAQEHLRVVGRQSSLEKIAVFLVDLADRQGGTELIDLPMSRIDIGDYLGLTIETVSRTISKLRDMGIVKLHNARSIEIIKPEKLRILSN; encoded by the coding sequence ATGCAAACCGCAGCTTCCATCGCACAAAATTCGCATCTCTCGCCCCCGCCGCGTGCACGCAGCCAGACGCATATCAGGCCGGTGACCTTTCACGCGCCGGACTGCGTGATCTATGCCCAGGGCCAGCGCTCGCGATCACTTTACCAGATCGAATACGGGGCTGTGCGGATCTATCGCCTCCTGGCCGACGGCCGCAGGCAGATCGTCGCCTTTCATCTTGTCGGCGACACCTTTGGCTTCGAGATCAATGAGACCCACAGCTTCTATGCCGAGGCCATGGTGAACACAGGCCTGACCACCGTCGAACGCGCAGCCGGCGGCCAGCTCAACGACCGCCTGGTTGGCGTCGCATTGAAGGCGATGGTTCGAGCTCAGGAGCACCTGCGTGTCGTCGGCCGCCAAAGTTCACTGGAAAAGATAGCCGTTTTCCTGGTCGATCTGGCTGATCGCCAAGGTGGCACTGAATTAATCGACCTGCCCATGAGCCGTATCGACATAGGCGATTATCTCGGCCTCACCATCGAAACAGTCTCGCGCACGATTTCGAAACTGCGCGACATGGGCATCGTCAAGCTTCACAATGCGCGCAGCATAGAAATCATCAAGCCTGAAAAGCTTCGCATACTCAGCAACTAG
- a CDS encoding ferredoxin-type protein NapF, giving the protein MVTSLSRRALLRGQIRQELRILPPGLLRPVEETCDQCSACVDHCPQSIISMQSGIPALDFSSGGCDFCGQCREHCPHADVFFGAELSIPHKAQVQPHCLALNSVDCQSCRDHCPTDAIRFRPRAGGPWHPSVVEDDCTGCGACISHCPTNAISLSGRSGFHVDAQP; this is encoded by the coding sequence ATGGTGACCTCACTTTCGCGGCGAGCCCTCCTTCGAGGACAGATCAGGCAAGAGCTCCGCATCCTGCCACCGGGTCTCTTACGTCCGGTGGAAGAGACCTGCGATCAATGCAGCGCATGCGTTGATCACTGTCCGCAGTCGATCATCTCGATGCAGTCCGGCATACCGGCACTGGATTTCTCATCCGGCGGATGCGATTTTTGCGGCCAATGTCGCGAACACTGTCCGCACGCGGATGTCTTCTTCGGCGCCGAACTCTCCATTCCCCACAAGGCACAGGTGCAACCGCATTGCCTGGCGCTCAACAGCGTCGACTGTCAGTCATGCCGCGACCATTGTCCGACTGACGCAATCCGGTTTCGTCCACGCGCTGGCGGACCATGGCATCCTTCAGTTGTAGAGGATGACTGCACCGGCTGCGGAGCCTGCATCAGCCACTGTCCAACGAACGCAATTTCCCTATCGGGGAGGAGTGGCTTTCATGTCGACGCGCAACCCTGA
- a CDS encoding chaperone NapD: MSTRNPERFHVSSAVVLTSPAAAGRLVEALAEMPDVEVHAAERGKIVIVIEGRSSGEMGATLAAISGLPDVMAANMVFEHAENLEEGLINGHRPDAA; this comes from the coding sequence ATGTCGACGCGCAACCCTGAACGCTTCCATGTTTCCAGTGCTGTCGTTCTGACCTCTCCGGCCGCCGCTGGTCGTCTTGTCGAAGCATTGGCAGAGATGCCGGACGTCGAAGTTCATGCCGCGGAACGCGGCAAGATCGTCATCGTGATCGAGGGCAGATCCAGTGGAGAGATGGGCGCGACACTCGCTGCCATTTCGGGCCTTCCGGATGTCATGGCGGCAAACATGGTTTTTGAGCATGCAGAGAATTTGGAGGAGGGTTTAATCAATGGACACAGACCTGACGCGGCGTAG